A genomic stretch from Sphaerodactylus townsendi isolate TG3544 linkage group LG15, MPM_Stown_v2.3, whole genome shotgun sequence includes:
- the LOC125444525 gene encoding stress-associated endoplasmic reticulum protein 2-like, giving the protein MSGVQRMKVANERHSKSITQRGGLHRAPTPQEEKAPVGPWLLALFIFVVCGSAIFQLIQSIRLGG; this is encoded by the exons ATGTCGGGGGTGCAGCGCATGAAGGTGGCCAACGAGCGGCACAGCAAGAGCATCACGCAGAGGGGGGGCCTCCACCGGGCCCCG ACACCCCAGGAGGAAAAAGCCCCTGTCGGGCCCTGGCTCTTGGCCcttttcatctttgtggtctgTGGATCAG CCATCTTCCAGCTGATTCAGAGCATCCGACTTGGCGGCTGA